The following proteins are encoded in a genomic region of Neoarius graeffei isolate fNeoGra1 chromosome 6, fNeoGra1.pri, whole genome shotgun sequence:
- the ppp1r15b gene encoding protein phosphatase 1 regulatory subunit 15B has translation MESALGKARERSAMQRFSSSGMALLPWTRQILTVLWENVRLMLQVICCSLMAVFQMFRFEVHLRITDDTGEHIQHMTNVHGDTDGFLLSSLFESNKNVVVAGPSPLSRFNKDPFSLNSHSRSVLSSLVNDDLCCSLVDNLVSHATECLGDEEDGCVGEQFGWKHRFDWNFHTGLETKLDEDCVPSLYGQEFQKQTDCCTGLECNLSRLKCKSQSSDSEFSWGSSDSSSIDREREDSDGLWDLLRCSNDPYHPLHFTACMSSTVTNRQRTQTGSSQQKNEFTSTPSVVACCSDSSEQGHTETVNSEDEEEALWKSLSWDDDPYHPLNFRAPLSSAHAITNSSEKSSKTSRGPISMRRPKPFLKQRQVVSHRCPQLCVEKPAKVPWKRPINKTVDASMIKKMPTVKRVKFSPVVQIHKMKAWSFALQACRKGPWEEHARDRDRFQRRILETEQAIGYCFMRSHRDKFLNYHESTLPK, from the exons ATGGAGAGCGCGCTTGGAAAGGCGAGAGAGCGGAGCGCAATGCAGCGCTTCAGCTCCAGCGGCATGGCGCTCTTACCGTGGACCAGACAGATCCTGACAGTACTGTGGGAAAACGTCCGCTTAATGCTTCAAGTCATCTGTTGCAGTCTAATGGCAG TTTTTCAGATGTTCAGATTTGAAGTTCACCTGCGCATCACAGATGACACAGGGGAACATATACAGCACATGACGAATGTCCATGGTGATACCGATGGTTTTCTTCTGTCATCACTGTTTGAAAGCAACAAGAACGttgtagtggcaggtccgagtccTCTGTCAAGGTTTAACAAGGATCCTTTCAGCCTAAATTCGCATTCCAGGTCTGTTCTGTCCAGTCTTGTGAATGACGATCTCTGCTGCTCACTGGTGGACAATTTAGTATCCCATGCAACTGAGTGTCTCGGTGATGAAGAAGATGGGTGTGTAGGAGAGCAATTTGGCTGGAAGCACCGGTTCGACTGGAATTTTCATACAGGCTTAGAGACTAAATTAGATGAAGACTGTGTACCAAGTCTTTATGGGCAGGAGTTCCAGAAACAGACTGACTGTTGCACAGGATTGGAATGTAATTTGTCAAGGTTAAAGTGCAAAAGTCAAAGTTCAGATAGCGAGTTCAGTTGGGGCAGCTCAGACAGTTCCTCCATAGATAGGGAGCGAGAGGATAGTGATGGGCTCTGGGATCTTCTTAGGTGTTCCAATGATCCATACCATCCACTGCACTTCACAGCATGTATGTCCAGTACAGTTACTAATAGACAGAGAACACAAACGGGATCAAGTCAGCAAAAAAACGAGTTCACATCAACACCATCTGTTGTGGCCTGTTGCTCAGATTCTAGTGAGCAAGGACACACTGAGACTGTCAACTCGGAAGATGAAGAGGAGGCATTGTGGAAATCTCTATCTTGGGATGATGATCCTTACCACCCATTGAATTTTAGAGCTCCTCTCAGCAGTGCACATGCAATTACAAACTCCTCTGAGAAAAGCTCCAAAACATCCAGAGGCCCCATAAGCATGAGACGTCCAAAGCCATTTTTGAAGCAAAGGCAAGTTGTCAGTCATCGATGTCCTCAGCTGTGTGTGGAGAAACCAGCTAAAGTGCCCTGGAAAAGGCCCATAAATAAGACTGTTGATGCCAGCATGATAAAGAAAATGCCCACTGTGAAAAGG GTGAAATTCTCTCCAGTTGTCCAAATTCACAAGATGAAAGCCTGGTCATTTGCTCTTCAAGCGTGCCGTAAGGGGCCATGGGAGGAGCATGCTCGGGATAGGGACCGTTTCCAGAGAAGAATTTTGGAAACAGAGCAGGCTATTGGATATTGTTTCATGCGATCACACAGAGATAAGTTTTTGAACTATCACGAAAGCACACTACCGAAATAA